One part of the Amphiprion ocellaris isolate individual 3 ecotype Okinawa chromosome 24, ASM2253959v1, whole genome shotgun sequence genome encodes these proteins:
- the c2cd3 gene encoding C2 domain-containing protein 3 isoform X2, with protein MKSRKQRSGRKKAPSDVSPSTSLPPLVEGQLRCFLQVTISRVLWTVHKPPSATFIRLRWWGESTNGTHFFPRDGSQLSQKTIKTTARFPIRCGPKQFTSYLTDMGSLVLEVLTKPDHLPIARAQVVGISRLTLSHPISGFYTLVSPTSEKLGELQVSLSLEPLTEAYDSSSSGPATDISIEGLQVTKLTLPSQQQHRLLSTGSGKESAGNTPRGKDHLYFQNAPKDKEETLENQRPITNKSQNNQTAVNPSSQEFHRGQATSDLLSVILERGNKLRNAMVVSALKCDMDSAPALKDTPLPLPKDNIQPPSKFTPSPSGMFLENILNADSPLKPSDDAAVLSLDISADVDNRAVDLLLGSSITSLPLWDGQGSSSGSLSDHGDSELSDPQYDQSLLENLFYKAPISVTRSDDTEEEPKKTPSSRKTLPKHPTQSGPRINKDSDSEHQQSADAVGECPHLSVEQLSFLSLIRVAKVTVDSLTVPAFSSTTTPRKTSSKAKPPRPIISKKCTYFVEYVFPMNAASTRHDRSKTGGGEVTRAVSTKVTGGAARFQQLSVFPVHFSPATVQQWWDSDLLFKIYSRKSDQKKPVAIGKAVHPLRCLLDSKQLSHTVVLPVQSLDKNNEMHQVGPLKVSLELGADSRSLSSERFKSKLTWRDVSPSHTAHSPEREAMSTSHPAGREELAAGSLEGSRLNGSCPHPSLLTAPPKPWQQVEQEDPEVLLLHALLMVPDGKNFSRGPAQAPNVYLNCRLFWCDETARSVVSWGHSNPSFNFVQVTPVALTTKLLERMKNNMMVIEVWQRIGSSGQDRLLGLVKLPLHQFYMSFRDPTITHLLLQAQLPVLGVDCSMPVIDVFSGSCTGNLRVVLAMGRSEQILSLQHTRDQQHESLSHLVRPVHLLDHQPHSQTKVNATQKEPMREHVFVIRVEKVSGLMPLQSTVWGEADCYIQYSFPCQEADVSTDLDGDLIESSVTLKPFRTTTTLCIPDPVFAHTETHVLVVPEGVPVQRLLLSSLSGPGGVHFEVWCRYYYPNVRDQLVARGTLPLSKLCAMVTMQRQHPNEAQMFSLPLIPRTESPPGLQPQPSGLLDVCIQHKHRLMRAEGQPGRAAASNVVMLVVEVHRASGLKAAARVLSEQDERFSYFAGVGLNSFVTVQLSFLPDSERRCTRTASRSFCPEFKHHMEVSCDVLLQRSSGESSSLAEQLEKASAVCTVWNRDNRKALDISRPKDVMLGTVEIPLADLIHKRTGISGWFGVYKTQETSCSQRQHVLVGGLEVSISFAHHSDRERAIKAAQGLGWEMPQTDSTLLDDEESLRKLSVTFSMPRVWIPVHCLLLPGHSELQPSTYCYFRYKFYEQEAFCSQMKQPCVEQEAGQEAGQEAGQEAGQEAGQEGHATVSFEGSRSVELKSTQPLMWYLREERLEVQVWVAFNKHKARRPSDTDRLVGSAFVDLSSLAKTSKQKLTLSGVYPLFRRSAADLQGAAVRVHITLTAASDPGEVSAGVHTQLDSDSLEELLLEEAEAADRVPSATTLTTSCTQSKHKKKSSRAAADMTCVQHTGTSVDESFFPVTVAVDRAMHLSLKGCPSAECSETPPCCWVSYITADSAQPVSTAVISNNDCPVWDHQHECRLLKQQLIDPQQSLVFKVWHKGEVERVIGFASVDLSPLLCGFPSVCGWYNITDFSGQCHGQLKVSITPLRGLQDLREQRKTANEEAAKSSPALFQSVPVSYQTSATYSSFPSHISRYTEQKISSPDLSDRLFSGRSSESDRHFEHMDKVRVYHQNLQEQTASQSVGSSSSCADINPSSSFLFSALRRKLSELDNIQRYFSGKLSTPTFPPLPEQDCNKQRDSETDSSQLLLKSNQLVGQVNNIISGLRGHHLETIPSNPQSSSTTSPVGDNNLQTFPESVSSPHRVCDCSLEIPSPLASPLPEMSEDQTASEPDEEKDKRSFEVNISEDEDEEQAGCRRDSDDDDDDDEDYEEVVVKPRTLNEVTSLTDKTSPWTSIMSDPDLVSLGSLETPEEPDMSEDEERQMENPKHQDCSEKQSDRQSFNGSSEDASDTETDDEETLKVLEEQQAQEPSSSNKESGDSVQVLTGPHNASSSLDYQHTHLQPYPSSVAASSFLAVSLFFHFFRGQIRDCVLHSALSLLKSLISSCPLTNWRRRCEPYV; from the exons ATGAAGAGCAGAAAGCAGAGGAGCGGGAGGAAAAAAG CCCCCAGCGATGTGTCCCCCTCCACCAGCCTCCCTCCGCTAGTTGAGGGCCAGCTGAGATGCTTCCTGCAGGTGACAATAAGTCGGGTGTTATGGACCGTTCACAAACCCCCTTCTGCAACGTTCATCAGGCTGCGCTGGTGGGGAGAGTCGACCAACGGGACGCACTTCTTCCCAAGAGATGGATCGCAGCTGTCACAGAAAACCATCAAGACAACGGCACGCTTCCCCATCCGCTGCGGCCCAAAGCAGTTCACCTCATATCTTACAG ATATGGGCTCTTTGGTGCTGGAAGTTCTGACAAAACCAGATCATTTGCCAATCGCCCGGGCTCAGGTTGTGGGTATCTCCCGTTTGACTCTGTCACACCCGATTAGTGGATTCTACACCCTTGTATCGCCAACATCTGAAAAGCTGGGAGAGTTACAG GTTTCACTTAGTCTTGAGCCTCTGACTGAAGCttatgacagcagcagctcaggtccTGCCACAGACATCAGCATCGAAGGACTGCAAGTCACCAAACTGACTTTACCatcgcagcagcagcacagattgCTCTCAACTGGCAGCGGCAAAGAatcagctggaaacacaccaAG AGGGAAGGACCATTTATATTTCCAAAATGCTCCGAAAGACAAAGAGGAGACTCTGGAGAATCAGAGGCCAATAACAAACAAATCCCAGAATAATCAAACAGCTGTGAATCCTTCAAGTCAGGAGTTTCATCGTGGACAAGCAACCAGCGATCTCCTTTCAG TTATTCTAGAGCGTGGAAACAAGCTACGAAATGCAATGGTGGTTTCAGCTCTGAAATGTGACATGGATTCTGCACCGGCTCTGAAAGAtacccctctgcctctcccaaAGGACAACATCCAGCCACCTTCAAA GTTTACTCCATCTCCCTCTGGGATGTTTCTTGAAAATATCCTGAATGCAGATTCACCTCTGAAGCCCTCTGATGATGCTGCTGTCCTCTCCTTGGACATTTCTGCTGACGTGGACAACAGAGCTGTGGATCTGCTTCTTGGCAG CTCAATCACATCTCTGCCTCTCTGGGATGGACAAGGCTCCTCCTCTGGATCTCTGTCCGACCACGGAGACAGTGAGCTCAGCGATCCACAGTATGATCAGAGCTTATTGGAGAATTTGTTCTACAAAGCTCCT ATCTCTGTCACCAGATCAGATGACACCGAGgaggaacctaaaaaaacacCATCCTCAAGAAAAACTCTGCCAAAACATCCGACACAGTCAGGACCCAGGATTAATAAAGA TTCAGATTCTGAGCATCAGCAGTCTGCAGATGCTGTTGGTGAATGTCCTCACCTGAGTGTGGAGCAGCTGAGTTTTCTGAGTTTGATCCGGGTGGCCAAAGTGACCGTCGACTCCCTGACTGTACCTGCCTTCAGCTCCACCACAACACCCAGAAAGACCTCCAGTAAAGCTAAACCTCCTCGACCAATAATCAGCAAGAAGTG TACGTATTTTGTTGAGTACGTGTTCCCGATGAACGCTGCTTCCACTCGACATGATCGCAGCAAAACTGGAGGTGGGGAGGTGACCAGAGCTGTTTCTACTAAAGTCACAGGAGGAG cggCGAGGTTCCAGCAGCTCTCTGTGTTTCCGGTCCACTTCAGTCCAGCAACAGTTCAACAGTGGTGGGATTCTGATCTGCTATTCAAGATCTACTCACGAAAGAGTGACCAGAAGAAA CCTGTTGCCATTGGAAAGGCAGTTCATCCACTGCGGTGTCTGCTGGACAGCAAGCAGCTGAGTCACACTGTTGTCTTACCTGTTCAGAGCTTGGACAAGAACAATGAAATGCACCAGGTTGGACCTCTCAAG gtgTCCCTGGAACTTGGAGCCGACAGCAGAAGCTTGTCGTCTGAACGTTTTAAAAGCAAGCTGACTTGGAGAGACGTGTCTCCttcacacactgcacacagtcCAGAGAGGGAAGCCATGTCCACATCCCACCCTGCTGGCAGGGAGGAGTTAGCAGCTGGATCTCTAGAGGGCTCCAGGCTGAATGGATCCTGTCCTCATCCCAGCCTCCTCACAGCTCCTCCTAAACCCTGGCAGCAGGTGGAGCAGGAGGACCCcgaggtgctgctgctgcatgcttTACTCATGGTGCCAGACGGGAAGAACTTCAGCCGTGGACCAGCACAAGCTCCAAACGTCTACTTGAACTGTAGACTGTTCTGGTGTGACGAGACGGCGAGATCCGTCGTCAGCTGGGGTCATTCAAACCCCTCGTTCAACTTTGTCCAG GTGACGCCTGTGGCCTTAACAACTAAACTCCTGGAGCGGATGAAGAATAATATGATGGTGATTGAAGTGTGGCAGAGAATCGGAAGCTCAGGACAGGATCGACTCCTCGGTCTGGTCAAATTACCTCTTCATCAGTTCTACATGTCATTTAG GGATCCTACCATCACCCACCTCCTCCTGCAGGCTCAGCTTCCTGTGCTGGGGGTGGACTGCTCCATGCCTGTCATCGATGTCTTCTCTGGTAGCTGTACAGGAAACCTCAGGGTTGTTCTGGCCATGGGTCGATCGGAGCAGATACTTTCCCTCCAGCACACAAGAGATCAACAACATGAGTCTTTGTCACATCTTGTCAGACCAGTTCATCTGCTGGATCACCAGCCACATTCTCAAACGAAG GTGAATGCAACACAAAAGGAACCTATGAGAGAACATGTGTTTGTGATAAGAGTGGAGAAGGTCAGCGGGTTGATGCCTCTACAGTCCACAGTGTGGGGTGAAGCTGACTGCTACATCCAGTACAGTTTCCCCTGTCAGGAGGCTGATGTTTCCACAGACCTGGATGGAGACCTCATAGAGAGCA GCGTGACTTTGAAGCCGTTCCGGACCACTACCACTCTCTGCATCCCTGATCCAGTGTTTGCTCACACTGAGACTCATGTCCTGGTGGTTCCTGAAGGAGTTCCTGTGCAGAGGCTGCTGCTCAGCTCCCTGTCAGGTCCAGGAGGCGTCCACTTTGAAGTCTGGTGCAG ATATTACTATCCAAATGTCAGAGATCAGCTTGTGGCCAGAGGGACGCTTCCACTGTCCAAACTGTGTGCCATGGTGACCATGCAGAGGCAACATCCCAACGAGGCTCAAATGTTTTCCCTGCCTTTGATTCCCAGGACAGAGAGTCCACCAGGACTGCAGCCTCAGCCTTCAG GTTTGCTGGATGTTTGtattcaacacaaacacagactgatGAGGGCTGAAGGGCAGCCTGGTAGAGCAGCTGCCTCTAATGTCGTGATGCTGGTGGTTGAAGTGCATCGAGCATCAGGTCTGAAGGCAGCAGCGAG GGTTTTATCAGAGCAAGATGAAAGGTTCAGCTATTTTGCTGGCGTGGGGCTGAACTCTTTCGTCACGGTCCAGCTTTCCTTCTTACCTGACAGTGAGAGGAGATGCACCCGCACAGCATCCAGAAGCTTCTGCCCTGAGTTCAAGCACCACATGGAGGTTTCCTGTGATGTGCTGCTTCAGAGGAGCAGTGGAGAAAGCAGCAGTCTGGCAGAGCAGCTGGAGAAGGCTTCTGCTGTCTGTACTGTCTGGAACAGAGACAACCGCAAAG CTTTGGATATTTCCAGACCTAAAGATGTGATGCTGGGCACAGTGGAAATACCACTGGCTGATCTCATCCATAAAAGAACAG GTATTTCCGGCTGGTTTGGAGTGTATAAAACTCAGGAAACCAGCTGTTCTCAGCGGCAGCACGTCTTGGTTGGAGGTCTAGAAGTTTCCATCAGCTTCGCTCATCactcagacagagaaagagccATTAAAGCTGCTCAGGGTTTGGGCTGGGAAATGCCTCAGACTGACAGCACACTGCTGGACGATGAGGAAAGCCTGAGGAAGCTCTCTGTGACCTTTTCTATGCCCAGAGTGTGGATTCCTGTCCACTGTTTGCTTCTGCCAGGCCACAGTGAGCTCCAGCCTTCCACCTACTGCTACTTCAGGTACAAGTTCTACGAGCAGGAGGCCTTCTGCTCTCAGATGAAACAGCCCTGTGTGGAGCAGGAAGCTGGGCAGGAAGCTGGGCAGGAAGCTGGGCAGGAAGCTGGGCAGGAAGCTGGGCAGGAAGGCCATGCCACGGTGAGCTTTGAAGGAAGTAGAAGTGTGGAGCTGAAGAGCACTCAGCCTTTAATGTGGTATCTACGGGAGGAGCGGCTGGAGGTGCAGGTGTGGGTCGCCTTTAACAAACACAAAGCCAGAAGGCCCAGCGACACAGACCGACTGGTGGGATCAGCGTTTGTTGATCTGTCGTCTCTGGCAAAGACATCCAAGCAGAAGCTGACTCTAAGTG GAGTGTACCCGCTGTTCAGACGCTCAGCAGCAGATCTGCAAGGAGCAGCTGTCAGAGTCCACATCACCCTGACGGCAGCTTCTGATCCTGGAGAGGTTTCTGCTGGAGTCCACACTCAGCTGGACTCTGACAGTCTGGAGGAGCTCCTACTAGAAGAGGCTGAAGCAGCAGACAGAGTCCCTTCAGCCACGACACTCACAACATCCTGCACTCAGAGCAAACACAAGAAGAAATCCTCCAGAGCCGCTGCAGACATGACATGTGTGCAGCACACAGGAACAAGTGTAGATGAATCCTTCTTCCCTGTGACGGTGGCAGTGGACCGAGCCATGCACCTCAGTCTGAAGG GTTGTCCTTCAGCAGAGTGCAGTGAAACACCACCATGCTGCTGGGTTTCATACATCACTGCTGACTCTGCTCAACCAGTTTCCACTGCTGTCATATCCAACAATGACTGTCCTGTCTGGGACCATCAGCACGAGTGCAG GCTtttgaagcagcagctgattgATCCACAACAGTCTCTGGTGTTTAAAGTCTGGCACAAAGGAG AGGTAGAGAGGGTGATTGGTTTTGCCTCTGTAGACTTGTCCCCTTTGCTGTGTGGATTCCCATCAGTGTGTGGTTGGTACAACATCACAGACTTCAGTGGTCAGTGTCACGGCCAGCTCAAAGTGTCCATCACTCCGTTAAGAGGGCTTCAAGATCTTCGTGAGCAGAGAAAAACTGCCAACGAAGAAGCTGCCAAAAGCTCACCG GCTTTGTTCCAGTCTGTTCCTGTCAGCTACCAAACCTCAGCCACCTACAGCAGCTTCCCCTCTCACATCAGCAGATACACCGAGCAGAAGATCTCATCACCGGACCTCTCAGATAGGCTGTTCTCTGGAAG ATCCAGTGAGAGCGATCGGCACTTTGAGCACATGGACAAAGTGCGTGTTTACCATCAGAATCTACAGGAACAGACAGCATCTCAGTCtgttggcagcagcagcagctgtgctgACATCAATCCTTCCAGCTCATTCTTATTTTCAGCACTCAG gagAAAACTCAGTGAGCTCGATAATATTCAGAGATACTTCAGTGGAAAACTTTCAACGCCAACGTTCCCACCTCTGCCTGAGCAGGACTGTAACAAACAGAGGGACTCAGAGACCGACTCAAGTCAGCTGCTTCTCAAGTCCAACCAGTTAGTCGGACAAGTCAACAACATCATTAGTG GATTACGAGGACACCACTTGGAAACGATTCCCTCCAATCCTCAGAGCAGCTCAACAACTTCCCCTGTTGGTGACAACAACCTTCAAACCTTCCCTGAGAGCGTCTCCAGTCCACACAGAGTTTGTGATTGTTCCCTAGAAATCCCGTCTCCTCTGGCGTCGCCGCTGCCAGAGATGTCTGAGGACCAAACAGCCTCCGAGCCTGACGAAGAAAAGGACAAACGAAGCTTCGAGGTAAACATAtctgaggatgaagatgaagaacagGCGGGTTGCAGACGGGACagtgatgatgacgatgatgatgatgaggattaCGAGGAGGTTGTGGTGAAGCCGAGGACTCTAAACGAGGTCACTTCACTAACAGACAAAACCAGTCCTTGGACCAGCATCATGTCGGACCCTGACCTGGTTTCTCTGGGCAGCCTGGAGACACCAGAGGAACCAGACATGAGTGAAGACGAGGAGAGGCAGATGGAGAATCCAAAACACCAAGACTGCAGTGAGAAACAAAGCGACCGCCAGAGTTTTAACGGATCAAGTGAAGACGCttcagacacagaaacagatgaTGAAGAGACGCTGAAAGTTTTAGAAGAGCAACAAGCGCAAGAACCCAGCAGCTCCAACAAGGAGTCAGGAGACTCTGTTCAGGTCCTCACAGGTCCCCACAATGCATCCTCCTCCCTGGActatcaacacacacacctccagccGTATCCTTCATCTGTAGCAGCTTCTTCATTTCTGGCTGTATcgttattttttcatttcttcagaGGTCAGATCAGAGATTG CGTTCTGCATTCAGCTCTGTCCCTGTTGAAGTCCCTAATTTCTTCCTGTCCTCTCACCAACTGGAGGCGTCGATGCGAACCATACGTTTAG